A single region of the Hyphomicrobiales bacterium genome encodes:
- a CDS encoding Transcriptional activator RfaH produces the protein MTAGGDASSAIQAAAKAGGFAWMVVRTNIKCEHRAKAGLIVKGFDVYLPILTRWKTHAGRKHIASFPLFARYIFLGIDRSRQSIYDILSVDGVESLLSVNGKPAVVPNKIVADLKAVETVGLLDRTVNRKTISIKQGQDIRVLDGPFATFPAKVLAAPEGQRVSILLSLFGGKSRAKIDAASIEVI, from the coding sequence ATGACGGCAGGCGGTGACGCCTCGAGCGCCATCCAGGCGGCGGCCAAGGCTGGCGGGTTTGCGTGGATGGTGGTGCGCACCAACATCAAATGCGAGCACCGCGCCAAGGCAGGGCTGATAGTGAAGGGGTTTGATGTCTATCTGCCGATCCTCACGCGCTGGAAGACCCATGCGGGACGCAAGCACATCGCCTCGTTTCCGCTGTTCGCCCGCTACATCTTCCTCGGCATCGATCGGTCACGGCAGTCGATCTATGACATCCTCTCGGTCGATGGCGTCGAATCGCTGCTGTCGGTGAATGGCAAGCCAGCGGTTGTCCCCAACAAGATAGTGGCGGATCTCAAGGCTGTGGAGACGGTGGGGCTCTTGGACCGGACGGTCAACCGCAAGACCATCAGCATCAAGCAGGGTCAGGATATTCGTGTGCTTGACGGGCCGTTCGCGACCTTTCCTGCCAAGGTGCTGGCGGCGCCCGAGGGCCAGCGTGTCTCGATCCTGCTGTCGCTCTTTGGTGGGAAGTCGCGGGCCAAGATTGACGCGGCCTCGATCGAGGTGATATGA
- a CDS encoding HK97 family phage portal protein, translating into MKSGPIRVLARLFGGEGKSATVLDSLPNVISYPESRSGVTVGGLGALEVTTVLDCVRVLAEGIAQVPLKVYRPAKGGRGSDPATDHPLYKLLYKRPNPWQTSFEFREMLMVHLALCGNAYVFKNYVGGELYELVPLEPKRVTVQRAADLSLSYRVIAENGSSQVFPAASVWHLRGLSWDGWRGLDTIKLAREAVGLAVATEAAHARLHKNGVQSSGVYSVSGELKGDQYKQLSKWIYDHIAGGNSFKPLILDRSAAWTPTAMKGVDAEHLNTRKMQIEEICRAFRVFPQMVGHAGDQTPTFASAEQFFTAHVVHTLGPWFSRIEQSAGVNLIADDDDAFVRFTVNGLMRGAMKDEAEYFAKALGSGGSRGWLTANEVRNLKDMNPEDGGDELPQPIVSAPPAPKKEG; encoded by the coding sequence ATGAAATCTGGCCCGATAAGGGTCCTTGCCCGGCTGTTCGGGGGCGAGGGCAAAAGCGCGACCGTGCTCGATAGTCTGCCAAACGTGATCAGTTACCCGGAGTCGCGCTCCGGCGTCACGGTGGGCGGGCTTGGTGCCCTCGAAGTGACCACGGTGCTGGACTGTGTGCGTGTCCTTGCCGAAGGCATCGCCCAGGTCCCGTTGAAGGTCTACCGCCCGGCGAAGGGCGGTCGCGGCAGCGATCCCGCGACCGATCATCCGCTGTATAAGCTTCTCTACAAGCGGCCGAACCCGTGGCAGACATCCTTCGAGTTTCGCGAGATGCTGATGGTGCACCTCGCGCTGTGCGGCAACGCGTATGTATTCAAGAACTACGTGGGCGGCGAACTCTACGAGCTTGTGCCGCTGGAGCCGAAGCGGGTCACCGTCCAGCGTGCGGCTGATCTCTCGTTGAGCTACCGCGTGATCGCTGAGAACGGATCCTCGCAAGTCTTCCCGGCGGCGTCCGTCTGGCATTTGCGCGGGCTGTCCTGGGATGGCTGGCGGGGGCTGGACACGATCAAGCTAGCGCGGGAAGCGGTCGGCCTCGCGGTGGCGACAGAGGCGGCCCACGCTCGCCTGCACAAGAATGGCGTGCAGTCGAGTGGCGTCTACTCTGTGTCGGGCGAACTGAAGGGCGACCAATACAAGCAGTTGTCGAAATGGATCTATGATCACATCGCCGGTGGCAATTCCTTCAAGCCGCTGATCCTGGATCGCTCCGCCGCATGGACCCCGACCGCTATGAAGGGCGTCGATGCCGAGCACTTGAACACCCGCAAGATGCAGATTGAGGAGATTTGCCGCGCTTTCCGGGTATTTCCCCAGATGGTCGGCCATGCCGGTGATCAGACCCCCACCTTCGCCTCCGCCGAGCAGTTCTTTACCGCGCACGTCGTCCATACCCTCGGGCCTTGGTTTTCCCGCATAGAGCAGTCGGCTGGCGTCAACCTGATTGCCGATGACGATGACGCCTTCGTGCGGTTCACGGTGAACGGGCTGATGCGCGGCGCCATGAAGGATGAGGCGGAATATTTCGCCAAGGCGCTCGGCTCCGGCGGCTCCCGCGGCTGGTTGACCGCCAACGAGGTGCGGAACCTCAAGGATATGAACCCGGAGGATGGCGGCGACGAGCTGCCGCAGCCGATCGTCAGCGCGCCGCCCGCGCCGAAGAAAGAGGGTTAG
- a CDS encoding HNH endonuclease produces MPTRPPLFRPSQYKGKQQRDREHDAKRREAKPWRAWYKRPAWQAAREAQFNRQPLCERCLAAGRLEPATVVNHRKPHHGDWSLFIDPANHESTCKPHHDRDIQREERRLVVKEL; encoded by the coding sequence ATGCCGACACGTCCCCCACTCTTCCGGCCGTCGCAGTACAAGGGCAAGCAGCAGCGCGACCGGGAGCACGACGCCAAGCGTCGCGAGGCCAAGCCCTGGCGCGCATGGTATAAGCGGCCCGCATGGCAGGCCGCGCGCGAGGCGCAGTTCAATCGCCAGCCCTTGTGCGAGCGCTGCCTCGCCGCAGGCCGGCTGGAGCCCGCCACCGTCGTCAACCACCGCAAGCCCCACCACGGCGACTGGTCGCTGTTCATCGACCCCGCCAACCACGAGTCCACCTGCAAGCCGCACCATGACCGCGACATTCAGCGGGAGGAGCGGCGCCTAGTCGTGAAGGAACTCTAA
- a CDS encoding hypothetical protein (Evidence 5 : Unknown function), with product MARIRSIHPGFFTDERMVMTSMQARLMFLGLGVEADDKGIFEWKPLTLKMRIFPADNIDVSALLDELTEADVILSYEIEGRRYGAIRNFGKHQRPKTPNDVHPTTPAILHYVALPPKKGEMPAAEPAPFPQKGEKPPQMEDGGGKREKEEEEKTGGGCALPPRVAALDGEPPPASEARDDNPDQGSGGLDHGQMLDALMEAGGDALDTTSPALAHLGTVNGWLQGGADFRLDILPTVKARCARRKPACVRAWGLFTDDVQAAFARRRAASDRMGEPVPIAAAATFRRPGKVDRAKLFSGIDPAKLLEAGIHIEPVGGVQ from the coding sequence ATGGCGCGCATACGATCGATCCACCCCGGCTTCTTCACGGATGAGCGCATGGTGATGACCAGCATGCAGGCGCGGCTCATGTTCCTCGGCCTCGGGGTGGAGGCTGACGACAAGGGCATCTTTGAGTGGAAGCCCCTGACGCTCAAGATGCGCATCTTCCCGGCCGACAACATCGACGTGTCGGCCCTGCTCGATGAGCTGACGGAGGCTGACGTCATCCTCTCCTACGAGATCGAGGGGCGCCGCTATGGCGCCATCCGGAATTTTGGGAAGCATCAGCGCCCCAAAACGCCGAACGACGTGCACCCGACGACGCCCGCCATTCTCCATTATGTCGCCCTGCCTCCGAAAAAGGGGGAAATGCCAGCCGCTGAGCCAGCCCCATTTCCACAAAAAGGAGAAAAGCCTCCGCAGATGGAGGATGGAGGAGGGAAGAGGGAGAAGGAAGAGGAAGAGAAAACCGGCGGCGGTTGTGCTCTGCCTCCCCGCGTGGCGGCCCTGGATGGCGAGCCGCCGCCCGCCTCTGAGGCTCGGGATGACAATCCGGATCAGGGAAGCGGGGGACTCGACCATGGCCAGATGCTGGATGCCCTGATGGAGGCCGGCGGGGATGCGCTCGACACGACCTCGCCAGCGCTGGCGCATCTCGGCACCGTCAACGGCTGGCTGCAGGGCGGGGCTGATTTCCGGCTCGACATCCTGCCCACGGTGAAGGCCCGCTGCGCACGGCGAAAGCCTGCTTGCGTCAGGGCCTGGGGGCTGTTCACCGACGACGTACAGGCCGCCTTCGCCCGGCGCCGGGCCGCTTCCGATCGGATGGGCGAGCCTGTGCCCATTGCCGCCGCCGCCACCTTCCGGCGACCGGGGAAGGTGGACCGGGCGAAGCTGTTCTCCGGCATCGATCCGGCCAAGCTGCTCGAGGCTGGCATCCACATTGAGCCGGTCGGGGGTGTGCAATGA
- a CDS encoding Methyltransferase, producing MSKRDSREGRVTILIGDVRARLRELPADYFDCVVTSPPYWGLRDYGVAGQIGLEATLGEHLAVMVDLFREVRRVLKPSGTLWLNYGDCYATTPNGRSAADAKASGGDDRTFRDKPASTVGPIYVSDYAKSPRHGGAGNKSNTAGDHGGRIIAGGVLKPKDLCMIPNRLAIALQDDGWWVRSEIVWGKPNAMPDSSGRYRPATAHEKWFLLTKSDHVEFWVARDTGEISSEPDLTERVAMVTTGKPGPRWIGLGHYYNAAAVRIDRAGDEDAKGFRGGSYVNGVPGPRQAAGNKRVVAGDRGRSTYGRHTLGDAVPDDTRRDKQRGHSRRHAGFNERWDGMEKAEQCANGRLLRNYEPAPLPVWEVATAAFRDAHFATFPPELVERCLRAGCPPGGRVLDPFGGAGTTGLVADTFGIDCTLIELNPAYAEIARKRLALLRASPLDAKRMRAAAREAQFRPGIFGDSA from the coding sequence ATGAGCAAGCGCGATTCCCGCGAAGGACGAGTGACGATCCTCATCGGTGATGTCCGAGCGCGTCTGCGCGAGTTACCTGCCGACTATTTCGATTGCGTCGTGACAAGCCCGCCCTATTGGGGGCTGCGTGATTACGGCGTCGCGGGACAGATCGGGCTCGAGGCGACGCTCGGCGAGCATCTTGCCGTCATGGTGGATCTTTTCCGCGAGGTTCGCCGTGTGCTGAAGCCGAGCGGAACCCTTTGGCTCAACTATGGTGATTGCTACGCAACCACGCCGAATGGGCGAAGCGCGGCCGACGCGAAGGCGTCCGGCGGCGACGATCGCACGTTCCGTGACAAGCCAGCTTCCACCGTTGGGCCGATCTACGTGTCGGATTATGCGAAGTCGCCAAGGCATGGCGGGGCTGGCAACAAGAGCAACACGGCCGGCGATCACGGCGGCCGGATCATCGCGGGTGGCGTCCTGAAGCCCAAGGATCTCTGCATGATCCCAAACCGCTTAGCGATCGCCTTGCAAGATGACGGATGGTGGGTTCGGTCGGAAATCGTTTGGGGCAAGCCGAACGCGATGCCTGACTCGAGCGGGCGTTACCGTCCTGCGACGGCACATGAGAAGTGGTTCCTGCTCACGAAGTCCGACCATGTGGAGTTTTGGGTCGCGCGCGACACAGGTGAAATCTCGTCAGAGCCCGACCTGACCGAACGCGTCGCCATGGTGACGACAGGTAAGCCCGGCCCGCGCTGGATTGGCCTCGGCCACTATTACAACGCGGCGGCCGTGAGAATCGACCGTGCCGGCGACGAGGATGCCAAGGGGTTTCGCGGCGGCAGCTATGTGAATGGCGTGCCAGGGCCGCGCCAAGCGGCGGGAAACAAGCGGGTCGTTGCCGGCGATCGCGGCCGTTCAACCTACGGCAGGCATACACTCGGAGACGCGGTCCCGGACGATACCCGCCGCGATAAGCAACGCGGGCACTCGCGGCGCCATGCCGGTTTCAATGAACGTTGGGACGGAATGGAGAAGGCGGAGCAATGCGCCAACGGCCGCCTTCTCCGCAATTATGAACCCGCGCCGCTGCCGGTTTGGGAGGTTGCGACAGCGGCTTTCCGAGACGCGCATTTTGCGACCTTCCCGCCGGAGCTCGTCGAGCGCTGCTTGCGGGCCGGGTGCCCTCCCGGCGGCAGGGTTCTAGACCCCTTCGGCGGCGCCGGCACGACAGGTCTTGTGGCCGATACATTCGGCATCGACTGCACCCTGATAGAACTCAATCCGGCTTACGCCGAAATTGCGCGGAAACGGCTCGCGTTACTGCGCGCTTCGCCGTTGGACGCGAAAAGGATGCGGGCCGCGGCGCGCGAAGCCCAGTTTCGCCCGGGGATCTTTGGAGACTCCGCGTGA
- a CDS encoding conserved hypothetical protein (Evidence 4 : Unknown function but conserved in other organisms), producing MEGSVSARVTMARGRKPDSAAHQAAKGSPGKRRTRKRTPEQKASELAAARRAGGEFDPPLFLHDEGLADAVAIWGELAPELSRNNLLGKLDRYTFARWCVYQAEWIAATRSLSADGIWLKARNVNGDEMPRRNPAGMHRDRCEANMRAIETDYGLTPANRYRVLRDQSVARDQNPDMFSAPTKDAAAPAPPPADADDAESGADPIGFMGRHAAPPPGSRPN from the coding sequence TTGGAGGGGTCGGTTTCGGCCCGTGTGACGATGGCACGTGGACGTAAACCGGACAGCGCCGCGCATCAGGCGGCTAAGGGTTCGCCTGGAAAACGCCGGACGCGAAAGCGCACGCCGGAGCAGAAGGCGTCTGAGTTGGCGGCGGCTCGCCGCGCGGGTGGCGAGTTCGACCCGCCGCTGTTCCTGCATGACGAAGGTCTCGCGGATGCGGTCGCCATCTGGGGCGAGTTGGCGCCGGAGCTGAGCCGCAACAATTTGCTCGGCAAGCTCGACCGCTACACCTTCGCGCGGTGGTGCGTCTATCAGGCGGAATGGATCGCGGCGACGCGGTCGCTCAGCGCGGATGGCATCTGGCTCAAGGCCAGGAACGTGAATGGCGACGAGATGCCACGCCGCAACCCGGCTGGCATGCACCGTGATCGTTGCGAGGCCAATATGCGGGCGATCGAGACCGACTACGGCCTGACCCCTGCGAATCGCTACCGTGTCCTGCGCGATCAGTCCGTGGCGCGCGATCAGAATCCCGACATGTTCTCGGCGCCGACGAAGGACGCCGCGGCCCCGGCGCCCCCGCCCGCTGATGCGGACGACGCCGAGAGCGGCGCCGATCCCATCGGCTTCATGGGGCGTCATGCGGCGCCGCCGCCGGGCTCACGGCCGAACTGA
- a CDS encoding Chromosomal replication initiator protein DnaA (modular protein), producing the protein MTSPYLRAGEYVTLPRRGADGSFTFERVLRTSLTQPPSAPPKTPADVAKRISLKALPAKTLDLASSPEEITSPEADAARQHIVDEILAAVVRQLDVPPAEILLRQSGPAGLGRLIACYLLTAIGKVPAGEAEAILQLSPGAAHSARQRFARIMARSGLSFAAETGAAVNLLFTAETLDDDTYSDIPRVSFRQCMTAIVTATGISEAVICSPRRVAPAVRARQIGFWICRTFTQLSLPDISRRFGGRDHTTALHGVRRVEPIAEALALPGTATPEEWAAALWAADWSTVPSYRKGGA; encoded by the coding sequence ATGACCTCTCCCTATTTGCGCGCCGGGGAATATGTGACGCTGCCACGGCGCGGTGCTGACGGCAGCTTCACCTTCGAGCGCGTGCTGCGCACATCGTTGACACAGCCGCCTAGCGCCCCACCCAAGACCCCGGCCGACGTCGCCAAGAGAATCAGCCTCAAAGCCTTGCCTGCCAAGACCTTGGATCTGGCCAGTTCGCCCGAGGAAATCACCTCACCCGAGGCTGATGCGGCGCGCCAACACATCGTTGATGAGATCCTTGCGGCGGTCGTCCGGCAGCTCGATGTGCCGCCGGCCGAGATCCTGTTGCGCCAGAGCGGGCCGGCGGGGCTTGGGCGGCTGATTGCCTGCTACCTCCTGACGGCCATCGGCAAGGTTCCCGCCGGGGAGGCGGAAGCCATCCTGCAACTCTCCCCTGGCGCCGCCCATTCGGCGCGGCAGCGCTTCGCCCGCATCATGGCGCGCAGCGGCCTTTCCTTCGCCGCCGAGACGGGCGCGGCCGTGAATCTGCTGTTCACGGCCGAAACCCTCGACGACGACACCTATAGCGACATCCCCCGGGTGAGCTTCCGCCAGTGCATGACGGCGATTGTCACGGCGACGGGCATATCCGAGGCGGTGATCTGCTCGCCCCGGCGGGTGGCCCCCGCGGTGCGCGCCAGGCAGATTGGCTTCTGGATCTGCCGGACCTTCACGCAATTGTCCCTGCCGGACATCTCGCGCCGTTTTGGCGGGCGCGACCACACCACCGCCCTGCACGGCGTGCGGCGCGTGGAGCCGATCGCCGAGGCGCTTGCCCTGCCTGGCACGGCGACGCCGGAGGAATGGGCGGCGGCGCTCTGGGCGGCGGACTGGTCCACGGTGCCTTCATACAGGAAAGGGGGCGCGTGA
- a CDS encoding HK97 family phage prohead protease, whose product MEQHRVRFGEVKFAGSDDEMAFAGYGAVFGNVDSHGDVIAKGAFTATLAHIAKTGVFPSMLSQHGGGLLAGDPTPIGVWTELREDDVGLYARGVLAPTERGREAYQLLKMKPRPAIDGLSIGFIPKEWAMRARPEEPRRTLKSVELLEISLVTFPSNPKARVHSVKSLDGHVCRAIEERLKDELKLSNAAAVSAVAIMKRHLREGDEEPNSAPRDEGAAAELRAMAARVRALRPS is encoded by the coding sequence ATGGAACAGCATAGGGTCCGCTTCGGCGAGGTCAAATTTGCGGGCTCTGACGACGAGATGGCGTTCGCGGGCTATGGCGCTGTTTTCGGCAATGTCGATTCGCACGGCGACGTCATCGCCAAGGGCGCCTTCACTGCCACGCTTGCCCATATCGCGAAGACCGGCGTTTTCCCGTCGATGCTCTCCCAGCATGGCGGCGGGCTTCTTGCGGGTGACCCGACGCCAATCGGCGTATGGACGGAGCTGCGCGAGGATGACGTAGGGCTTTATGCCAGGGGCGTGCTGGCGCCGACCGAGAGGGGGCGCGAGGCCTATCAGCTTCTCAAGATGAAGCCCCGTCCTGCCATTGACGGCCTGTCCATTGGCTTCATCCCAAAGGAATGGGCGATGCGGGCGCGCCCCGAGGAGCCGCGCCGCACGCTGAAGTCCGTCGAGCTTCTTGAAATCTCGCTCGTGACTTTCCCGTCGAACCCGAAGGCCCGGGTGCATTCAGTGAAATCGCTCGATGGGCACGTGTGCCGCGCCATCGAAGAGCGGCTGAAAGACGAGCTGAAGCTATCGAACGCCGCCGCGGTGAGCGCGGTCGCGATCATGAAACGGCATCTCCGTGAGGGGGATGAAGAGCCGAATTCCGCCCCTCGTGATGAGGGGGCAGCGGCCGAGCTGCGCGCCATGGCGGCGCGCGTCCGGGCACTTCGCCCTAGCTGA
- a CDS encoding conserved hypothetical protein (Evidence 4 : Unknown function but conserved in other organisms) — translation MKDGLYKVTYETHNDYGWGLVHLSGGKLWGGDISIYYTGGYAVHGDQLTARVKTQMHTDVPEIESVFGRAKNTIQLEGACDETSARLTGRADQSPGIEIRLTLEFLHD, via the coding sequence ATGAAAGACGGGCTCTACAAGGTCACCTATGAGACCCACAACGACTATGGCTGGGGTCTCGTACATCTCAGCGGAGGGAAGCTCTGGGGTGGGGATATCAGCATCTACTACACCGGCGGATATGCTGTTCATGGCGATCAGCTGACCGCTCGCGTAAAGACGCAGATGCACACCGACGTCCCCGAAATTGAATCTGTGTTCGGACGAGCGAAGAACACCATCCAACTCGAAGGCGCATGCGACGAGACGTCAGCCAGACTTACGGGACGCGCAGATCAGTCACCGGGCATCGAAATTCGCCTGACCTTAGAGTTCCTTCACGACTAG
- a CDS encoding conserved hypothetical protein (Evidence 4 : Unknown function but conserved in other organisms) encodes MNMHAPPPEPDWLAAARAKPQLAFAALGWDRARAVEGAWYDHALAERVIEVWPTFFRHTEGRWAGKPFHLTPWQACVVRLLVGWKMADGFRLFQRMFLWVGRKNGKTEFMAALSLLFWLLDGEMGGQAYAMARDEKQAKLVFDKAKRMIALSPAFAKRVQQFKKSIYCPQLWAKFEVLSGNPEGKHGLSASVIVGDEMHEWRDDLLYNTLHQSIAARDQPIELLGSTAGFKGKGYGWTLWEESLAILEGRRNDPRSLVVIFAVPADADWSDESLWPLANPNLGISPKLEYLRDEAAKAADNPRLESNFRRYHLNQWVANEARWFPIHRWDACCLGPDSWRQREDNMRGRACWGGLDLSRTRDVTALFWWFPPEDGGTVWDVLCRFWVPEDTLEERVRRDRVKYDLWHREGALLTTPGDWVDQNAIKAAIQEDASRFDVRGIGYDPWGATKLAQELLDEGAPMVEVRQGIPSLGEASVEFEKMVYAKTMDHGGHPVLRWMMENVILYVDRNGNFKPDKGKSSEKIDGIVAGVTGLALAMKDEGAPSFWETAD; translated from the coding sequence ATGAACATGCACGCGCCGCCGCCGGAGCCGGATTGGCTCGCCGCGGCGAGGGCGAAGCCGCAGCTTGCCTTTGCCGCCCTGGGCTGGGATCGGGCAAGGGCCGTCGAAGGGGCATGGTACGATCACGCGCTCGCCGAGCGGGTCATTGAGGTCTGGCCAACCTTCTTCCGGCACACCGAAGGGCGGTGGGCAGGCAAGCCATTCCATCTCACGCCATGGCAGGCCTGCGTTGTCCGGCTGCTCGTTGGCTGGAAGATGGCGGACGGCTTTCGGCTCTTCCAGCGGATGTTCCTCTGGGTCGGCCGCAAGAACGGCAAGACCGAGTTCATGGCGGCGCTCTCGCTGCTGTTTTGGCTGCTCGATGGGGAGATGGGCGGGCAGGCCTACGCGATGGCCCGCGATGAGAAGCAGGCCAAGCTCGTCTTCGACAAGGCCAAGCGGATGATTGCCCTGTCTCCCGCCTTCGCCAAGCGAGTGCAGCAGTTCAAGAAGTCGATATATTGCCCGCAGCTCTGGGCAAAATTCGAGGTCCTGTCCGGCAACCCGGAGGGCAAGCACGGCCTTTCGGCCTCGGTCATCGTCGGCGACGAGATGCACGAATGGCGGGACGACCTCCTGTACAACACGCTGCATCAGTCCATCGCGGCTCGCGATCAGCCGATCGAGCTGCTGGGCTCCACCGCTGGATTCAAGGGGAAAGGCTACGGCTGGACGCTCTGGGAAGAAAGCCTCGCGATCCTTGAGGGCCGGCGGAACGACCCGCGCTCCCTCGTCGTCATCTTCGCTGTCCCCGCCGATGCCGACTGGTCTGACGAAAGCCTCTGGCCTCTCGCCAATCCCAATCTCGGGATTTCGCCGAAGCTGGAATACCTGCGCGATGAGGCGGCCAAGGCGGCCGACAATCCGCGGCTCGAATCCAACTTCCGGCGCTATCACCTCAACCAGTGGGTGGCGAACGAAGCCCGATGGTTCCCCATTCACCGCTGGGATGCTTGCTGCCTTGGTCCCGATAGCTGGCGCCAACGCGAAGACAACATGCGCGGGCGCGCTTGCTGGGGCGGCCTGGACCTGTCGCGCACCCGCGACGTGACGGCCCTCTTCTGGTGGTTCCCGCCGGAAGATGGCGGCACGGTGTGGGATGTCCTCTGCCGCTTTTGGGTGCCAGAGGACACGCTCGAAGAGCGGGTGCGCCGCGACCGCGTGAAATACGACCTCTGGCACCGCGAGGGCGCGCTCCTGACGACGCCGGGCGATTGGGTTGATCAGAACGCCATCAAGGCGGCCATCCAGGAGGATGCTTCGCGGTTTGATGTGCGCGGCATCGGCTACGACCCCTGGGGTGCGACGAAGCTGGCGCAGGAGCTGCTCGATGAGGGCGCGCCGATGGTTGAGGTGCGCCAGGGTATCCCGTCACTCGGTGAGGCGTCGGTCGAATTCGAGAAGATGGTCTATGCCAAGACCATGGACCACGGCGGGCATCCTGTCCTGAGGTGGATGATGGAAAACGTCATCCTCTACGTCGACCGCAACGGCAATTTCAAACCCGACAAGGGCAAGTCGTCAGAGAAGATCGACGGCATCGTTGCCGGTGTCACCGGGCTCGCCCTCGCCATGAAGGATGAGGGTGCCCCGTCTTTCTGGGAAACGGCGGACTGA
- a CDS encoding hypothetical protein (Evidence 5 : Unknown function) produces MSAYQPISSAETVKLVFVAAMVKCFDDPPGSDEDGFFDELVSSLRAFDEQALRAGARAIIRSRSSRRFPSIGECVKACEAEVPRERRKADTDMEREKEGFAIRIARGALGQRAWQEGWGYALFDFVQSHLRTPNEEEELDLVDLAKRNDDLLRRDRASLIPIEIKVVDAVTHRREVIRGKVHGHDGRR; encoded by the coding sequence ATGAGCGCGTACCAGCCGATTTCCTCAGCGGAAACCGTCAAGCTCGTCTTCGTCGCGGCCATGGTGAAGTGCTTCGATGACCCGCCGGGCTCGGACGAGGACGGCTTCTTCGACGAGCTGGTGTCGTCCTTGCGCGCCTTCGACGAGCAGGCCTTGCGGGCTGGCGCCAGGGCCATCATCCGATCGCGCTCATCCCGGCGCTTTCCCTCCATCGGCGAATGCGTGAAGGCCTGTGAGGCCGAGGTGCCGCGCGAGCGGCGCAAGGCCGATACCGACATGGAGCGGGAAAAGGAGGGCTTCGCCATCCGCATCGCCCGCGGCGCCCTTGGCCAGCGCGCCTGGCAGGAGGGGTGGGGCTACGCCCTGTTTGATTTCGTGCAAAGCCACTTGCGCACCCCCAATGAGGAAGAGGAGCTTGACCTTGTTGACCTCGCAAAACGGAATGACGACCTCCTCCGACGTGATCGCGCTTCGCTCATACCCATTGAGATCAAGGTCGTCGATGCCGTCACCCACCGCCGGGAAGTCATCCGAGGAAAGGTGCACGGCCATGACGGCAGGCGGTGA